In Nocardioides marinus, one DNA window encodes the following:
- a CDS encoding FKBP-type peptidyl-prolyl cis-trans isomerase: protein MPRRVRRPLALLVAPALLIPALVACGSDDADAGAGLDAVEITGTVGEAPEVTWGEDFSATSDPQVETVVAGDGPELSADGDALVHYWIGNGYDESEALSTYTSLPEVVDLSDDQLTEVFSAALDGATVGSRIAASVVAEEVVGPSGNSALGISNADPLLLVFDVLGPDAVDEPYAEDGTGFAPDLVLDEDGKPEAMRFQGRPRPTGRLQVQTVVEGDGEVVRKSDVVMVDYLGSVYAKPKPFDGSYDGDPLVQQLSGLVPGWAEALAGKTVGSRVWMALPPRFGYGAAGNEGAGIKGTDTIYFLVDILARAPKPVQPEPEEPEESESPAASPSADASQSPSPSDDES from the coding sequence GTGCCTCGACGCGTACGCCGACCGCTGGCCCTGCTGGTCGCCCCTGCTCTGCTGATCCCCGCCCTCGTGGCGTGCGGCTCCGACGACGCCGACGCGGGCGCCGGCCTGGACGCCGTGGAGATCACCGGCACCGTCGGGGAGGCCCCCGAGGTCACGTGGGGCGAGGACTTCTCCGCCACCTCCGACCCGCAGGTCGAGACCGTGGTGGCCGGCGACGGCCCGGAGCTGTCGGCCGACGGTGACGCGCTGGTGCACTACTGGATCGGCAACGGCTACGACGAGTCCGAGGCGCTGTCGACGTACACCTCGCTGCCCGAGGTCGTCGACCTCTCCGACGACCAGCTGACCGAGGTCTTCTCCGCCGCGCTCGACGGTGCCACCGTCGGCTCGCGGATCGCCGCCAGCGTCGTCGCCGAGGAGGTCGTGGGCCCCTCGGGCAACTCCGCCCTGGGCATCTCGAACGCCGACCCGCTGCTGCTGGTCTTCGACGTGCTCGGGCCCGACGCGGTCGACGAGCCGTACGCCGAGGACGGCACCGGCTTCGCCCCCGACCTGGTCCTCGACGAGGACGGCAAGCCCGAGGCCATGCGCTTCCAGGGCCGCCCGCGCCCGACCGGCCGGCTGCAGGTCCAGACCGTCGTCGAGGGCGACGGAGAGGTCGTGCGCAAGTCCGACGTCGTGATGGTCGACTACCTCGGCTCGGTCTACGCCAAGCCCAAGCCGTTCGACGGCAGCTACGACGGCGACCCGCTCGTCCAGCAGCTCAGCGGCCTGGTGCCGGGCTGGGCCGAGGCGCTGGCCGGCAAGACCGTCGGCAGCCGGGTGTGGATGGCCCTGCCGCCGCGCTTCGGCTACGGCGCCGCCGGCAACGAGGGCGCCGGCATCAAGGGGACCGACACGATCTACTTCCTCGTCGACATCCTGGCCCGCGCCCCGAAGCCGGTGCAGCCCGAGCCCGAGGAGCCCGAGGAGTCGGAGTCGCCCGCGGCCAGCCCCAGCGCTGACGCGTCCCAGAGCCCCAGCCCCTCGGACGACGAGTCCTGA
- the pafA gene encoding Pup--protein ligase, which translates to MDRRIFGIENEYGVTCTFKGQRRLSPDEVARYLFRKVVSWGRSSNVFLRNGARLYLDVGSHPEYATPECDDIVDLVTHDKAGERVLEGLLLDAEQRLHDEGIAGEIYLFKNNTDSAGNSYGCHENYLVSRSGEFTRLADVLIPFLVTRQIIVGAGKITQTPRGTGYSVSQRAEHIWEGVSSATTRSRPIINTRDEPHADAEKYRRLHVIVGDSNMSETTTLLKVASCDLVLRMIEEGVVMRDLTMENPIRAIREISHDVTGRRKVRLANGREASALEIQAEYLSKARDFVDRREISTPVIEQVLDLWERGLKAVESDDLGLVDTEIDWVIKWKLIDAYRAKHGLPLGHPRIAQLDLAYHDIHRQRGLYYLLEKRGRVARVTSDLKIFEAKSVPPQNTRARLRGEFIRKAQERRRDFTVDWVHLKLNDQAQRTVLCKDPFRAYDERVQRLIESM; encoded by the coding sequence ATGGATCGTCGGATCTTCGGCATCGAGAACGAGTACGGCGTCACCTGCACCTTCAAGGGCCAGCGCCGCCTCAGCCCCGACGAGGTCGCGCGCTACCTCTTCCGGAAGGTCGTCAGCTGGGGGCGCAGCAGCAACGTCTTCCTGCGCAACGGGGCGCGGCTCTACCTCGACGTGGGCAGCCACCCCGAGTACGCCACCCCCGAGTGCGACGACATCGTCGACCTGGTCACCCATGACAAGGCGGGGGAGCGGGTCCTGGAGGGCCTGCTGCTCGACGCCGAGCAGCGCCTGCACGACGAGGGCATCGCCGGCGAGATCTACCTGTTCAAGAACAACACCGACTCCGCCGGCAACTCCTACGGCTGCCACGAGAACTACCTGGTCTCCCGCAGCGGGGAGTTCACCCGGCTCGCAGACGTGCTGATCCCGTTCCTGGTGACCCGGCAGATCATCGTCGGCGCCGGCAAGATCACCCAGACCCCGCGCGGGACCGGCTACAGCGTCAGCCAGCGCGCCGAGCACATCTGGGAGGGCGTCAGCAGCGCGACGACGCGCAGCCGTCCGATCATCAACACCCGCGACGAGCCGCACGCCGACGCCGAGAAGTACCGCCGACTGCACGTGATCGTGGGCGACTCCAACATGAGCGAGACCACGACCCTGCTCAAGGTCGCCTCCTGCGACCTGGTGCTGCGGATGATCGAGGAGGGCGTGGTGATGCGCGACCTCACGATGGAGAACCCCATCCGGGCGATCCGCGAGATCAGCCACGACGTCACCGGCCGGCGCAAGGTCCGGCTGGCCAACGGTCGCGAGGCCAGCGCCCTGGAGATCCAGGCCGAGTACCTCTCCAAGGCCCGGGACTTCGTGGACCGTCGCGAGATCTCCACCCCGGTCATCGAGCAGGTGCTCGACCTGTGGGAGCGCGGCCTCAAGGCCGTCGAGTCCGACGACCTCGGCCTGGTCGACACCGAGATCGACTGGGTCATCAAGTGGAAGCTGATCGACGCCTACCGTGCCAAGCACGGCCTGCCGCTGGGCCACCCGCGCATCGCCCAGCTCGACCTGGCCTACCACGACATCCACCGCCAGCGCGGCCTCTACTACCTGCTGGAGAAGCGGGGCCGGGTCGCCCGCGTCACCAGCGACCTGAAGATCTTCGAGGCCAAGTCCGTGCCGCCGCAGAACACCCGTGCGCGCCTGCGCGGTGAGTTCATCCGCAAGGCCCAGGAGCGCCGCCGCGACTTCACCGTCGACTGGGTGCACCTCAAGCTCAACGACCAGGCCCAGCGCACCGTGCTGTGCAAGGACCCCTTCCGCGCCTACGACGAGAGGGTCCAGCGTCTGATCGAGAGCATGTGA
- the prcB gene encoding proteasome subunit beta — protein sequence MSDPRLPVSYLQPGTSSFTDFLAQQAPDLLPGRRSVPQGNAADLAPHGTTIVAVTFPGGVLLAGDRRATMGNIIASRDIEKVFPTDEFSAAGIAGTAGLAVELVRLFQTELEHYEKIEGTTLSLDGKANRLSALIRGNLGMAMQGLAVVPLFVGYDLDHAGGRIFSYDVTGGRYEETGYHAVGSGSLFARGSLKKLYRSDLEMEEAATVALEALYDAADDDSATGGPDVTRRIFPILHVITAEGGRRLTQEVVGDLAEQVVAGRMNRPGGPHAPLNPGSTS from the coding sequence ATGAGCGACCCGCGCCTGCCCGTGTCCTACCTCCAGCCGGGCACGTCCTCGTTCACCGACTTCCTGGCCCAGCAGGCCCCCGACCTGCTCCCGGGTCGACGCAGCGTCCCGCAGGGCAACGCCGCGGACCTCGCCCCGCACGGCACGACGATCGTCGCGGTGACCTTCCCCGGTGGTGTGCTCCTCGCCGGTGACCGACGCGCCACGATGGGCAACATCATCGCCAGCCGCGACATCGAGAAGGTCTTCCCGACCGACGAGTTCTCCGCGGCCGGGATCGCGGGCACCGCCGGCCTGGCCGTCGAGCTGGTGCGGCTGTTCCAGACCGAGCTCGAGCACTACGAGAAGATCGAGGGCACGACGCTGTCCCTCGACGGCAAGGCGAACCGCCTCTCCGCGCTGATCCGCGGCAACCTCGGCATGGCGATGCAGGGCCTGGCGGTCGTGCCGCTGTTCGTCGGCTACGACCTCGACCATGCCGGAGGACGGATCTTCTCCTACGACGTCACCGGCGGCCGCTACGAGGAGACCGGCTACCACGCGGTGGGTTCCGGCTCGCTGTTCGCCCGCGGGTCGCTGAAGAAGCTCTACCGCTCCGACCTGGAGATGGAGGAGGCCGCCACGGTCGCCCTCGAGGCGCTCTACGACGCCGCGGACGACGACTCCGCGACGGGTGGGCCCGACGTGACCCGCAGGATCTTCCCGATCCTGCACGTCATCACGGCCGAGGGCGGACGCCGGCTGACCCAGGAGGTCGTCGGTGACCTGGCCGAGCAGGTGGTCGCCGGCCGGATGAACCGACCGGGCGGACCGCACGCACCGCTGAACCCGGGGAGCACCTCATGA
- the prcA gene encoding proteasome subunit alpha: MSTPFYVSPEQLMKDRADFARKGIARGRSVVAVQYADGVLFASENPSQALHKVSEIYDRIAFAAVGRYNEFENLRIAGVRLADMRGYAYDRRDVTGRGLANAYAQTLGTIFSSGGEKPYEVEIFVAEIGSRPEDDQIYRLTYDGQVADEHDYAVMGGAADVVGSYLQEHYTAGASLEDALRLAVAALGHSESEDRTIRADDLEVAVLDRTRTQPRKFARIRPERLEPLLGAPAPTPSGGGETSAAGGPPDEPPVAPPVG; the protein is encoded by the coding sequence ATGAGCACGCCGTTCTACGTCTCGCCCGAGCAGCTGATGAAGGACCGGGCCGACTTCGCGCGCAAGGGCATCGCCCGCGGCCGCTCGGTCGTGGCCGTGCAGTACGCCGACGGCGTGCTCTTCGCCTCGGAGAACCCCTCCCAGGCGCTGCACAAGGTCTCGGAGATCTACGACCGGATCGCGTTCGCCGCGGTCGGCCGCTACAACGAGTTCGAGAACCTCCGCATCGCCGGCGTGCGCCTGGCCGACATGCGCGGCTACGCCTACGACCGCCGCGACGTGACGGGTCGGGGGCTGGCCAACGCCTACGCCCAGACCCTGGGGACGATCTTCTCCTCCGGTGGCGAGAAGCCCTACGAGGTGGAGATCTTCGTCGCCGAGATCGGCTCCCGGCCCGAGGACGACCAGATCTACCGGCTCACCTACGACGGCCAGGTCGCCGACGAGCACGACTACGCGGTCATGGGCGGCGCGGCCGACGTGGTGGGCAGCTACCTCCAGGAGCACTACACCGCCGGCGCGTCGCTCGAGGACGCGCTGCGCCTGGCGGTCGCGGCCCTGGGGCACAGCGAGTCCGAGGACCGCACCATCCGCGCCGACGACCTCGAGGTCGCCGTGCTGGACCGCACCCGCACCCAGCCCCGCAAGTTCGCCCGGATCCGGCCCGAGCGGCTCGAGCCGCTGCTGGGCGCTCCCGCGCCCACGCCGTCCGGGGGTGGCGAGACCTCGGCGGCCGGCGGCCCGCCGGACGAGCCGCCCGTGGCACCGCCGGTCGGCTGA
- a CDS encoding ubiquitin-like protein Pup: protein MAQEQKQPRRSQETEEVVETSPETDVAERKEALDSEVDDILDEIDDVLESNAEDFVKSFIQKGGE, encoded by the coding sequence ATGGCACAGGAGCAGAAGCAGCCGCGACGGTCCCAGGAGACCGAGGAGGTCGTCGAGACCTCCCCCGAGACCGATGTCGCCGAGCGCAAGGAGGCGCTGGACTCCGAGGTCGACGACATCCTCGACGAGATCGACGACGTCCTGGAGTCCAACGCCGAGGACTTCGTGAAGTCGTTCATCCAGAAGGGCGGCGAATGA
- a CDS encoding methyltransferase domain-containing protein → MSWWERRVVPRLVEKALSSGDVRRERTLVCEGLSGRVLEIGFGSGMNLPHLPPSVTAVDAVEPSDLGWEMSAARRGTASRPVSRVGLDGQRVDADSSAYDAVLCTFSLCTIPDAALAAREMARLVRPDGTVHVLEHGLSPDARVARWQRRLDPIEKRVAGGCHLTRDPVALLEQAGLEVVDRTERYLPGPAVARPWVYGYRLLARRPATG, encoded by the coding sequence GTGAGCTGGTGGGAGAGGCGCGTGGTCCCGCGCCTGGTCGAGAAGGCGCTGTCGAGCGGCGACGTACGCCGGGAGCGGACGCTGGTCTGCGAGGGCCTGTCCGGTCGGGTGCTGGAGATCGGGTTCGGCAGCGGCATGAACCTGCCGCACCTGCCGCCGTCGGTCACCGCCGTGGACGCGGTCGAGCCGTCCGACCTCGGCTGGGAGATGTCCGCCGCGCGCCGCGGGACCGCGAGCCGGCCGGTGAGTCGGGTCGGGCTCGACGGCCAGCGCGTGGACGCCGACTCCTCGGCGTACGACGCGGTGCTGTGCACGTTCTCGCTGTGCACGATCCCCGACGCCGCGCTGGCCGCGCGCGAGATGGCGCGGCTGGTCCGCCCCGACGGCACCGTGCACGTGCTGGAGCACGGTCTGTCCCCCGATGCTCGCGTCGCGCGCTGGCAGCGCCGGCTGGACCCGATCGAGAAGCGGGTGGCCGGCGGCTGCCACCTCACCCGCGACCCCGTCGCCCTGCTGGAGCAGGCCGGGCTCGAGGTCGTCGACCGGACCGAGCGCTACCTGCCCGGCCCTGCCGTCGCCCGCCCCTGGGTCTACGGGTACCGGCTCCTCGCCCGGCGGCCTGCCACCGGCTGA
- the dop gene encoding depupylase/deamidase Dop, with amino-acid sequence MSVRRVMGTEVEYGISVQGQPTANPMVASSQVVNAYASATLKARRARWDFEEESPLRDARGFDMSRQVADPSQLTDEDLGLANVILTNGARLYVDHAHPEFSTPEVTNPLDIVRWDKAGEQVMLDAQKRAAALPGGQPILLYKNNTDGKGASYGAHENYLMRRSTPFADIVKHLTPFFVSRQVVCGAGRVGIGQDGRDHGYQISQRADFFEVEVGLETTLKRPIINTRDEPHADPEKYRRLHVIIGDANLAEISTYLKVGTTALVLAMIEDRFIDRDLGVDGPVSALRAVSHDPGLQELVTLHDGRRLTAVQLQLEYLDLARKYVEDRYGADADDQTLDVLARWESVLDRLERDPMSLASELDWVAKLKLLEQYRQRDGLGWDDPKLQLIDIQYSDIRPEKGLYQRLVQSGRIQRLLTDETVERAMHEPPTDTRAYFRGRCLERYPTAVAAASWDSVILDLAGRESLQRVPTIDPLRGSQAHVGELFDRCETPEEFFLALTR; translated from the coding sequence ATGAGCGTGCGACGGGTCATGGGCACCGAGGTCGAGTACGGCATCTCCGTGCAGGGCCAGCCCACCGCCAACCCGATGGTGGCCTCCTCGCAGGTCGTCAACGCCTACGCCTCGGCGACCCTGAAGGCGCGCCGGGCGCGGTGGGACTTCGAGGAGGAGTCGCCGCTGCGCGATGCCCGCGGCTTCGACATGAGCCGCCAGGTCGCCGACCCCAGCCAGCTCACCGACGAGGACCTCGGCCTGGCCAACGTCATCCTGACCAACGGCGCCCGGCTCTACGTCGACCACGCGCACCCGGAGTTCTCCACCCCCGAGGTCACCAACCCGCTCGACATCGTGCGGTGGGACAAGGCGGGGGAGCAGGTGATGCTCGACGCCCAGAAGCGGGCCGCCGCCCTGCCCGGGGGCCAGCCGATCCTGCTCTACAAGAACAACACCGACGGCAAGGGCGCCTCCTACGGCGCCCACGAGAACTACCTGATGCGTCGCTCCACGCCGTTCGCGGACATCGTCAAGCACCTCACGCCGTTCTTCGTCAGCCGGCAGGTCGTCTGCGGTGCCGGCCGCGTCGGGATCGGTCAGGACGGCCGCGACCACGGCTACCAGATCAGCCAGCGCGCGGACTTCTTCGAGGTCGAGGTCGGCCTGGAGACGACGCTGAAGCGGCCGATCATCAACACCCGCGACGAGCCGCACGCCGACCCCGAGAAGTACCGCCGCCTGCACGTCATCATCGGCGACGCCAACCTGGCCGAGATCTCCACCTACCTCAAGGTGGGCACCACCGCCCTGGTGCTGGCGATGATCGAGGACCGCTTCATCGATCGCGACCTCGGCGTCGACGGCCCGGTCTCGGCGCTGCGGGCGGTCTCCCACGACCCCGGCCTGCAGGAGCTGGTCACGCTCCACGACGGACGGCGGCTGACCGCGGTCCAGCTGCAGCTGGAGTACCTCGACCTGGCCCGCAAGTACGTCGAGGACCGGTACGGCGCCGACGCGGACGACCAGACGCTCGACGTCCTGGCGCGGTGGGAGTCGGTCCTGGACCGGCTCGAGCGGGACCCGATGTCCTTGGCCTCGGAGCTGGACTGGGTGGCCAAGCTCAAGCTCCTGGAGCAGTACCGCCAGCGCGACGGTCTCGGCTGGGACGACCCCAAGCTCCAGCTCATCGACATCCAGTACTCCGACATCCGGCCCGAGAAGGGCCTCTACCAGCGCTTGGTGCAGAGCGGCCGGATCCAGCGCCTGCTCACCGACGAGACCGTCGAGCGGGCCATGCACGAGCCACCGACCGACACCCGCGCCTACTTCCGCGGGCGGTGCCTGGAGCGCTACCCGACCGCGGTCGCGGCCGCGTCGTGGGACTCGGTGATCCTCGACCTCGCCGGCCGGGAGTCGCTGCAGCGCGTGCCGACCATCGACCCGCTGCGCGGCTCGCAGGCGCACGTGGGCGAGCTGTTCGACCGGTGCGAGACCCCGGAGGAGTTCTTCCTCGCGCTCACCCGCTGA